A DNA window from Spirochaeta cellobiosiphila DSM 17781 contains the following coding sequences:
- a CDS encoding aldo/keto reductase → MTSLTDCYTLSNGVQIPCVGFGTWQTPDGDVCVSSVLSAIESGYRHIDTAQGYGNEESVGIAVKKSGLPREELFITSKLTNTEHGYEKTHLAFEATMKKLDMDYLDLFLIHWPNPIAFRDHWQEANTGTWKAFEELYKAGRIKAIGVSNFLPHHITELMRTATIAPMVNQIRLCPGDTQEEVVNFSREMDMVLEAYSPLGVGKIFEVEEMKEFSKKYGKSIAQICLRWSLQRGYLPLPKSVTPSRIKENTEIFDFTLEASDVELIAGLTGCVGLHADPDKTTF, encoded by the coding sequence ATGACATCATTAACTGATTGTTACACATTATCCAATGGCGTTCAAATCCCCTGTGTTGGATTTGGTACATGGCAAACCCCTGACGGGGATGTTTGCGTGTCTTCCGTTCTTAGCGCCATTGAATCTGGATACAGACACATTGATACAGCCCAAGGTTATGGTAATGAGGAAAGCGTTGGTATTGCTGTGAAAAAAAGCGGTCTTCCCCGGGAAGAACTTTTTATCACTTCCAAGTTAACGAATACAGAACATGGTTATGAGAAGACCCACCTCGCTTTCGAAGCCACCATGAAAAAACTCGATATGGATTACTTGGATCTCTTTCTCATTCACTGGCCTAATCCTATTGCCTTCCGTGACCATTGGCAGGAAGCTAATACAGGAACCTGGAAAGCCTTTGAAGAACTCTACAAAGCCGGACGCATCAAAGCTATTGGTGTCAGTAACTTTTTACCCCACCATATAACAGAACTCATGAGAACGGCGACTATAGCTCCCATGGTGAATCAGATTCGCCTTTGTCCAGGAGACACTCAAGAGGAAGTGGTCAACTTCAGTCGGGAAATGGATATGGTCCTCGAAGCCTACAGTCCCCTAGGTGTAGGGAAAATATTCGAAGTAGAAGAAATGAAGGAGTTTTCCAAGAAGTACGGCAAATCCATAGCTCAGATCTGCCTTCGCTGGAGTTTACAACGGGGCTATCTCCCCTTACCTAAATCAGTAACACCTTCCCGGATCAAGGAGAATACTGAGATATTTGACTTCACATTAGAAGCTTCGGATGTAGAACTCATAGCCGGATTAACCGGATGTGTGGGTCTCCATGCAGATCCAGACAAAACAACATTCTAA
- a CDS encoding alpha/beta hydrolase, with the protein MAGIRLLFPLLFLLLLFSCHSSNPYEGIEYIKDSNGYTYFLNNPDSQSLIIYIDGSGYHSVLGIQKGNKKWSVTTLANPLSSFFKENYNILLPEKLTYEPGRDYADANRFLPQDTVEDMGQSYALKIDNFLQDKQYEYIVLLGTSEGGALLPYIYAHIENRKLIDRLVIWSGGGLSQLKEFQILGDSPVPMPKEFRDQYRTVDTLVKLIEADPEATNLFYLGRPYIHWKSYFKYEPIEYLKEINIPVLFLHGELDWSTPVESTRFVEESHLSKLFDFIYYPQMEHGPSSYEELEKIMGDIDKWLNN; encoded by the coding sequence GTGGCAGGTATCAGGTTATTATTTCCCCTATTATTTCTATTGCTACTATTCTCTTGTCATTCATCAAATCCCTATGAAGGAATAGAGTATATCAAGGATAGCAATGGGTATACCTACTTCCTGAATAACCCAGATTCCCAATCCTTGATAATCTACATAGATGGAAGTGGTTATCATTCTGTATTAGGCATTCAGAAGGGGAATAAAAAATGGTCAGTAACCACTTTGGCGAACCCTTTATCATCCTTTTTTAAAGAGAACTATAATATCCTCCTACCTGAAAAGTTAACTTATGAACCAGGTAGGGACTATGCTGATGCGAATAGGTTCTTGCCTCAAGATACAGTAGAAGATATGGGACAAAGTTATGCTCTTAAAATTGATAACTTCTTACAAGATAAGCAATATGAGTATATTGTCCTCCTGGGCACTTCAGAAGGAGGAGCCCTTCTTCCCTACATTTATGCCCATATTGAAAATAGAAAACTCATTGACAGACTTGTCATTTGGAGTGGTGGTGGTTTAAGCCAGCTAAAGGAATTTCAAATCCTTGGGGATTCTCCAGTTCCTATGCCCAAGGAATTCCGTGATCAGTATAGAACTGTGGATACACTAGTAAAGCTTATAGAAGCAGATCCAGAAGCTACAAATCTTTTTTATCTTGGTCGTCCCTATATTCATTGGAAAAGCTATTTTAAATATGAACCTATTGAATATTTAAAAGAGATAAACATTCCTGTTTTATTCTTACATGGAGAGCTGGATTGGTCGACTCCTGTAGAATCTACAAGATTTGTAGAAGAATCTCACCTTTCTAAATTATTCGACTTTATTTACTATCCTCAAATGGAGCATGGGCCCTCATCATATGAAGAGCTGGAAAAGATTATGGGGGATATAGACAAGTGGTTAAATAATTGA
- a CDS encoding aldo/keto reductase: MRTMPLGISNLQVPVIAVGCMRMNGLEKKEAERFVKGALDVGANFFDHADVYGDGSCEEIFSEAIQMNASMRDKIFLQSKCGIRKGVAFDFSKEHILASVDGSLKRLQTEYLDVLLLHRPDALVEPEEVAEAFNILQEQGKVKNFGVSNQNPMQIQLLQKYVRQPLVANQLQLSITNANMITQGLHVNMLDEGAVNRDASVLDFCRLNDITIQPWSPFQYGFFEGVFLDNDKFPKLNVTINKIADKYGVSNVTITIAWLLRHPAHMQPVTGTMNLGRLQDCAKASDITLTREEWYEIYLSAGNILP; this comes from the coding sequence ATGAGAACGATGCCCTTAGGTATTTCTAATTTACAAGTTCCAGTGATTGCTGTCGGTTGCATGCGTATGAATGGACTTGAAAAGAAAGAAGCAGAACGTTTTGTGAAGGGAGCTCTGGATGTAGGAGCGAATTTCTTCGATCATGCCGATGTCTATGGTGACGGATCCTGTGAGGAAATCTTCTCTGAAGCTATCCAAATGAACGCTTCTATGAGAGATAAAATCTTCCTTCAATCCAAATGCGGTATCCGCAAAGGGGTAGCCTTTGATTTTTCCAAAGAACATATTTTAGCTTCTGTTGACGGTAGCTTAAAACGCTTACAGACAGAGTATTTGGATGTTCTTCTTCTCCATCGTCCTGATGCTCTGGTAGAACCAGAAGAAGTGGCGGAAGCCTTTAACATTCTACAAGAGCAAGGAAAGGTTAAGAACTTTGGGGTATCCAATCAGAATCCCATGCAGATCCAACTATTACAAAAATATGTGAGACAACCCCTTGTGGCTAACCAACTACAACTTAGTATCACCAATGCCAACATGATTACCCAGGGTTTGCATGTAAATATGCTTGATGAAGGAGCTGTTAATCGGGATGCCAGTGTCTTAGATTTTTGTCGTTTAAATGACATCACCATCCAACCATGGTCTCCTTTCCAGTATGGTTTCTTTGAAGGGGTATTTCTGGATAATGATAAGTTCCCCAAGCTCAATGTCACCATCAACAAAATCGCTGATAAGTATGGTGTTAGTAATGTCACCATTACCATAGCCTGGTTGCTTCGCCATCCTGCTCATATGCAACCAGTTACAGGAACCATGAATCTGGGCCGATTGCAGGATTGTGCTAAAGCTTCTGATATTACTCTAACTAGGGAAGAATGGTACGAAATATATCTTTCAGCAGGGAATATCTTACCCTAA
- a CDS encoding dTMP kinase, with the protein MKTIETEHKGHTPLFIAIEGIDGSGKTTYLNYINNQLEAQGKKTVIFSFPEYDSFFGKEIGYLLSGKGDINANDVDPKSMSLWYALDRWNKLKNIDYTQYDYVFFNRYTLSSIIYQSIRYGKADNEIRDWIIELEHGKLSLPIPDTYFIIDISTDLSSLNIDKKGHRDYVGEEKDVYEKTTNLLEEARKKYLNIEIPKSKKIIIKASENKDLKKIETVGDEILSMIQ; encoded by the coding sequence ATGAAAACCATAGAGACAGAGCATAAAGGCCATACGCCCCTATTCATTGCTATAGAAGGGATAGATGGGTCAGGTAAAACAACGTATCTCAACTACATCAACAATCAGCTAGAAGCACAGGGCAAAAAAACAGTTATTTTCTCCTTTCCTGAATATGATTCCTTCTTCGGGAAGGAAATCGGTTATCTATTATCCGGTAAGGGAGATATCAATGCCAATGATGTCGACCCTAAGTCCATGAGCCTATGGTATGCCCTGGATAGATGGAATAAGCTTAAAAACATTGACTACACCCAATATGATTATGTTTTCTTCAATAGATATACCTTATCCAGCATTATTTATCAAAGCATCAGATATGGAAAAGCGGATAATGAAATCAGGGATTGGATAATCGAACTGGAACATGGAAAATTATCGTTGCCCATTCCAGACACCTACTTTATCATTGATATATCAACGGATCTATCTAGTTTAAACATTGATAAGAAAGGCCATCGTGACTATGTAGGAGAGGAAAAAGATGTTTATGAGAAAACAACGAACCTCCTGGAAGAGGCCCGTAAAAAGTATCTGAATATAGAGATACCTAAATCAAAGAAGATTATCATCAAAGCTTCTGAAAACAAAGATTTGAAGAAAATTGAGACGGTAGGCGATGAAATTCTCTCTATGATTCAATAA